Below is a window of Macadamia integrifolia cultivar HAES 741 chromosome 8, SCU_Mint_v3, whole genome shotgun sequence DNA.
GTAATAGCCTGTACCCGTGTTACCAACAACTAGCTTCACCCGTGCTCCATTCTCGGTCAATTTGGATTCCAATAGGCTCTGAAGCTCCTCAATACTGACAGGATTGTACCACGAGCACTCTTCAGAATCCAAAAGGGTTTTGggcttcatttcttctttcaaGAATTCGGGGAAGGTAGAGATCTCACTTTTTTGGTTATAAAATGGCAATTTACTCACTTTCACATCCTTACTTTCCCCATTTTTCCAGAAACAATTTAAACCCAGATCCTCCAAATCAACGTCAGATGCAAAGCTTTTACAGGTCGGTAGCCAGTGCATCGACAGAGATTACTTGCAATAGCCTTCTCAGCTTCTGCCACTGTGAGCTTGGAGAACCCAGGAGGAGGATCCGGTCTCTGGCTTTTCTCAGAATTAAGGAGAGCTGAGAAGAAGGACATACACATGCCGGGAGTGCAATAACCACACTGAGAAGCATGAAAACCAGCAAACCTTTGGTGGATTGGGTGGAACCCAGATTTGCTGTTTCCAAGGCCTTCTGTAGTTGTAATTGAACATCCATTTAAACTGCAAATAAGGGTCAGACATGAACTCACAGTGAATTCTTCAACCTGTTCAAGCACAGGATCGTACTTCGAGAGAAGAACAACACAGGCACCACAACCACCTGCAAACAACGAGCGATAGTAGAAATTTAGATTCAAAATGATGGGACTAGTCTCCAAGAAGCAAATACTGCAACTATTTTTGCTTACTTAAAACAAATGCAACAGAAGCTGGTTCCAAGAGAATGAAGCAGGGTTTCGAAAATCGGTTAATCGAATTGAGAATCGGCTGATTCACCTTGGTCCAGATTTCTTCCGCTTTGAATCAGAGTATTCCTTCCAAGATTCCCCTGAATCGGTCATTTGGTGGATTTTCAGATCAGAATgaccgattctagggtttcgattaaccccctttttttgaggtgttttctTCTGATCGGCACACCGTAACAAAGAATAGGGTTCTTCCGGTTTTGGATCTAGAGTTCTTCAAGATCGTGTGATTCACgaaatttttgttttccatATCACGCCCGTGCACGAAAGTGCATGGTTCAAGAACACGGAATCGGAACGGTCAGGATCGGTGAATGTCTGTATTGACTCGGAAATATCCATGGTTTTAATTTAacaaaattacataattacccATCTTAGcatttttttgtccttttcctataaaactacccactcaaaggtatagtataaaaatatcaaaaactaGGTTTACCTCTtcaacgtttttttttttaaacaaaaatacGTAAAATCAAGTTTAGAATTACAAAATTACCTAAAACATTGATTTtacttcatcttccacatataaccAAGCATTTTTGTTGTCTGAACCTTTGgatgggtatttttgtaaatccaaacttgattttgagtatttttgttaagtgAAACATTGAATGGATAGTTTTATAAATCAGAAACTAAAAAATGGGTAAagtgtttttattgttttacccttCGTCTATACCGATCCATCGACTCAATGGATCGGTTTCACGTTTCAACTGATGTTGATATGGATTGAATTGGTATTGGTTGGGATCGGATTGGATTTACCACTGTCTAACAAGGAAGGtattttggaccattttacctTTATACCTTACCGGTGGATTAGTATTAAGGACCAATTTCATTTGATACCAATCCTGATCTTGATCTGATAAGATTTTTTAAAGTCATGGTGCGTCAAGTTGATAGTCGACACTTATTATAATCAGTTATAGCCAACcaatctttttgcatagatCCTTGCGCTCATTCTTGATTTAAACATCTATATAGTcaacccattaagttggaataagatATTGAATATTGTTGTTTTGTCGTTGATATCAATCAATGCTAACACTGATCAGATCCAACCAATTTttaccgatatgatacgattCCTCAAAGTTCAAACAATATCAAAACATATCGAGTTTTCCTACATTATAGTTGTTTTAAATGCACATGTGAAGCATCATGAAGGTATTTTAGAAAAAGGACGAAAACTCTAGGGTTCGCGAACCTTAAGATGGGATGATGAATTTCACcgctcaaagaaaaaaaaaaaaattaacagaaaAGTGGTTGCACTTTTTCACAATATAAATTCCACTCCCAAGAATTCCATTAAATAAATGGGGCGTAAGAAACAAAAATGCATCAGTAAATTGAGGTTAAGAATAATCAATAGATTTTATCGATCTCTCTCGTGAGTCCTTATAAGAATATATTTAAGTGGCGGCTTGAGAGTTGGGTTAGCTTTAATTGCCGCCCAAGCAGCCACGTATTCTCTTTGTTATGTTAttattaagggtaatttacagcaccaccccttggagaatgccaatattatagcaACACCCcctttctttcaccaaattagactcagactccCTGCCGTTAGTcactgttacagaatataccttatatgttgatgtcagctattatatttttttttaaataccaaaatacccttactaaatatgaagtacctaaaatacccatctaataactccccaaccccaaccccaaccccaacctaTCTTAACCATCAACACTAATTTTCCTTCGTTTCATCAATTTGTGGTTTCTGCAGTGGTTTCTGCAGTGGACCAGCAAAACCTAGTTGTTGATCCACACAGCCCTTGCCCGTCTACTTGGTGAAGTCTGTCTATCTTATCCAAAGACTCCAGTAGGAACTCAGCCGAAGAGGGAAGCTATGGTTGTTCAAGATCCAAGCATGTGTGATATGGGTCAAGGGGTGCTGAATCTGAGGGGTATAGCTCGTCTCAGAAGGAGATTACAGACGAGGAGGCCAGGTTCATCCACATCAATGATCCTCAAAAGACGAACAATAAGTTTGAATTCGCAAGAAATTCGATCAGAACAAGCAAGTATTCTGTCCTCTTTTTCTTACCCTGAAACCTGTTTGAACAATTTCACCGTGTTGCCTGCatatattttcttgtaattgctATCCTCAATCAGCTGACAAAACTAATTGCTTTATATCCAGATTATCTAATTTAGTCTTCCCTTCGAAAACTCCCAAAATGCTCAGGCTATGTGACATGACCCAACACACTCACAGAAGCACAAGAGCATCAGTGGGCATTAAAAATCCAGATCTTACTATCAGCTTCATCATATTCGAATTCCAAGTTTGAAGGATTTTCAGCATTTGCACTGCCCACATCATAAAGCCGGTATAAATTGTTAAGAGATGTCGATATAGTCTTCCTTCCACAGCAGCTAATATAACCCCTCAAAAACTCGATCCAAGTaactcctccattatctgtccTAAAAAAGAGATCGACAATAGTTTGGCCCAGATGGACCAACAGCCTTGGAAAGCATTCAGGTGTTACTGAATGACCTCCAACAGCATCTTCGTCGGCAACGAGACTTTCCCGGCATATACCCACGACACCAAGAACACTACCGTTCTGAGGACAACGGTGACAAGCACCGGTGAAGATCTAGACTCCTCGTCAGCATCGTTGTTGAAGTCCGATCTGAAGAAGGGAGGGAGACCGTTGGCGGTACAGTAGGGCACTAAGGTGAAGGTGAACACGGGAGGTCTAAAGATGAAGAAgttgttttagtcaaaagggtatAATAGACATTTCAACTCCTCACTTAACGGCGACTGACGACAGGGGGtttgagtttaatttggtgaaagagaggggatgttgttataatattggcattctccaaggggtggtgctgtaaattaccctattattaatttattagtCTTAAAAGTCCTCTCAGAACTTTGACTTGGTCTGCTGATACTGATAGAATTATATGAAGACCCCTTCCTCCATCGTAGTGTATATTATATACTTCTTTTTCTCTAGTGTTTTgtgagaaataaataaaaaattgaaagagtGAATTTGTAAGTTATTTGGACTCTCtcggggatttttttttttttttttttttttttttttttttattttttttttagaatagtAGGTGCAAGATAAGATGGGTGTGGTTATTAgggttttttaaaaaaaattgtctcttcctctattaGTAGAGGAACCAAGTTATGATAATTTAACGACACTTGAttgttactaaaaaaaataataataataataatttgacaTTTGGTATCTTTTAATTATCTTTTGTCTTATTTCGAAAAATATTTTAAGTCAAATGTTTAAATAggttataaaaaataatttaaaaataaattatcaaCATGTTATGGTAAAAAGTTTTGTACACTATTGTACATGATGCAAGGTCCCTCACGAACCATTGGATAGAAATATAAAATCACTCTCTATTTTTTGAATCATAGATTAGCGTTGGTTCCATGCATGAATCCCTTCTCTATATATTATTATCCAAAATTAATATGATATTGTTCACTTTTGGgatacacatgtgaaatgataaattttacttttattatattaaaaatattttataccaaaaaaaataattataaattatttatacCTTTAAGATAATCAACAAGAAAATctatttaaatattaatgaaTTTCTTGTGATTGTATATGGGTCCCAAGGTGCAACAGAATTAACCAAAACCCACTAAACCAAGTAgcaaatgaagaaagaagaatcatTTTCCTCAAGACTGAACAAAATTGGTGAATAATTATAGACAGAGAAACACAGGAAATTAATAACCATTAACCAGACCTATTAGTAGTAGCAAGCAAGAGCTAAAAGAACTATAGAGAAGGAAGCTTTGCCTGCATAAAAAGAGAATCTATCTCCACAGAAAGAAACTCCATACTAGGAAGAACAGAagcaataaagaagaagaaaggggagggggaggggtgaGAGAAAGGAGAGCAGATGAGGAAGAAGTTACCTTCACCACAGCCAAGCTTAGTTCCTTTATAAGGAGTCTGAGTACGTAAGAATTCAAGTAAAGTAGTGGAAGGATCAACCTTGGATAGCTCAAACCTATCACCATTAACAGAAAAAACCAGCTTCTGCTTCTTCAGTTCCTTATCCTGCTCCATCACTGTTGCTGTTTGAGTGACACAGAGATCGAAAAATACCCAATTTTTCTACACTCCTAAAGATAACCCATTTGgaagtttgattttgaaaatctaTAGTCTCTTGAATGATTTAAGCAGTGACAGAGTAGAAGCcctttatattaaaataaagggtaatttacaatgccaccccctggagaatgccaatattagagggacaccccctctctttcaccaaattagactcagaccccctaccgtcagtcactgttgagtcaagagataaaatgaccgttataccctTCTCATTGAAACACGTTTTAACccttcttctattttgtttctctcttccaGAGAGTAGGTAGGCTTGCCGATGGCGGTGGCACGGAAGTTGGTGGTGGCCGATGCCCTCTGCATTCGTCGCAAACACCTGTCTCCGCCGCCGGAAAACCTTCGACAAACCTCTTCAACTCTCAGGTCTCGTGaagttgttggatctcttctgcTCCGCCGACGTACCTACTGCTGTCTGATTCAAACCGGTCAAACTATTGTGGGAAAGGTCTAGCTCAGTTAGTTGGGTGAGATTGGTTAAAAAAGGTGAAACCGATCTGGAGAAATGACAACCACCAAGTTGTAAATCCCCAAGTCGTAATGTTGTCAAAAACCTAAGATTTCGAATAGAATCTGGAATCGCTCCTGAAAAGTTTGTCCGATAGAGCGATATATACTGAAAGGCATTGTTAAGTGGAAAATCTGGCAATTGACCATTTAGGAGAAGATTCATTGACACATCAAGGATCTGAAGATTGGGTAGCCGAAAAAGACTGTTGGGGAACTCTCCATACAATCCACAATCTCTTAGACTAAGAGTCTTCAAATGAGAGAAATTGGCGGGTAAGAAGTTGGGTACTTCAAGAGAAAGATTATAGTTTTCATCAAATCGGAACTCCTCGAGGAAGACAAGCTACGAGAAAGAAGGGTGAATGGGACTTGAAAGACCACAGTTAATCAAACTCAATGCACGGAGGTTGGGAAGAGACTGCGGCAAGACCTGAGACCAATGATCGCTGCTTCCCTGTGTAGGACTAGGACTAGAGAGGTCTACACCATCAAGGTATAGTTCCACAAGAGATGTTAGATTCTGGATCAACTCCTTAAGGTTTGGTCTTTCCAGTTTTGCATAATCAGAGAAGTAGGAGAGATCAAGAGAAACCAACCTTGTTAGGCGTGAGAATTCCCAGGGTATCTGGCCGTAGAAATTGGAATGGGAGAGGTCGAGATGTGTCAAGCTTGGAAGACGATCAAACTCAGATGGGATAGGAGCCAACTTGAAGTCATTGTAAGCAAGGTTGAGcctttggagatgatggaggccaAAGAGGCTGCTGTTGGAATAGATAGGTCCTGAAAGCTTGTAACTGAACGAGTAGGGATCAGAGCTCAAGTCGAGACCAATCACGTAACCAGTGGTGACGTTGCAAGTGACGCCATCCCATGAGCAACAATCTGTTTCTGGTTCCCATGAACTGAAGGAAATGTTGCTCCGCCGAATCGGAACCCATCGGAAGAGATGAGGAGAACGACGGGATGATCGAGCTTGGTGAGAGGGCGATCGGTGGTTTCTATTTCTGCTGGAGTTGAAGATTGGGAAGCAGGAACCCATCGGAAGAGATGAGGAGAACGACGGGATGATCGAGCTTGGTGAGAGGGCGATCGGTGGTTTCTGTTTCTGCTGGAGTTGAAGATTGGGAAGCAGGAACCCATCGGAAGAGATGAGGAGAACGCCGGGATGATCGAGCTTGGTGAGAGGGCGATCGGTGGAAGCGAGAAGTGTACGGATCACCGTCCGTCGTCGCAGCTTTGAACGATCCTCAGTGAAATGggaaagaaatagtaacttattataagggtaatttaggtatttcatatttaataagggcattttggtattttaaataaaatattattgctgacatcagcataaaaGGCATATTCCTTAAccgtgactgacggtagggggtccgagtttaatttggtgaaagagagggggtgtccctctaatattggcattctccagggggtcgcattgtaaattaccctaaaataaAAGGTTTGGTCTAGAAACAGTTTAAGATTACGGTAACCACACGTTGTtaataaactataaaataatATGTGAAAAGAACAAGCTAGACACAGAGTCAGAGAGGACAAAATGATGATCCCACCATTGTGAAATATGAAATACGAAATACCTCATCGGCTTTCATGCTAGTGTAGAACCACGTGAATAGATGACGTTCTTCTTCCCAATaaatagaagaataaaaaacacGATCCGTTGGTGTATGTATACGATTAGAAACAATGAGTGCAGAAGGATCAACCTTGGTTAGCTCAAAGCTTTCACCATGAACAGAAAAACACCAGCTTCTGCTTCTTCAGTTCCTTATCCTGCTCCATCTCTGTTGCTGTTTGAGTGAGACAGATAtcgaaaaatacccaaatttTCTGCACTCGTACAGATAACCCATTTGgaagtttgattttgaaaatctaTAGTCTATCTTGAATGATTTAAGCAGTGACGAAGTAGAAGccctttattttaaaataaaaggttTGGTCTAGAAACCACATAAGATTATGGTAACCGCACGATGTtaataaactataaaataatATGTGGGAAGAACGCACTAGACACAGGGTCAGAAGGACAAAATGATGACCCCGCCCTTGTGAAATACAAAATACTTCATCGGCTTTCATGCTAGTGCATGAGCCACATGAATAAATGATGTTTTTCTTcccaataaataaaagaagaaaaaacacgATCCATTGGTGTAAGTATACGATTAGAAACAATGAGTGCTGAAAGATCGTGTTACCCAATGCATCCTCTCATTGGCTCGTACATACAAATGACTATCAAGTGATAAATTGGATAAGACATAAATTTTATGTACAAATAGACCCTAAATTCCCAATTTACATATCGAATTTCAACTCTACAAAACTTGCTCCACGAAAAACATAGAGCTTTGATATCTAAGCTATAGGAGATGTATAGTTTTGATCAAAGTACCGTAAGTTTTGGTAAACATTTAaggcccgtttgtttagaagGGTTCTGTTGGAGTATGATTTGAGGGGTGACGTAATTGTACGGAGTATCCTACCCAACAAGATTTGATCTGTTTGCTTAACTTGGGTGGGATTATGTGGAAACATGGTGTCATTTTCTATCGACCCACGTGGACGCTATTTTCTCCTAACCCTGACCCTAACCCTCACCAAAGTCCCACCAAcaaattggtgggactttgaTGGGGACTTAGGCAAGCCTGCATCGTCCCACCACCGCTGCAACATTCATCGTGTTGTTCACCAACCGAGGTCCTCCATCATCCCACCACCGCTGTTGGGGTACGAAGCCGCAAACCGAACTCCGATCATCTCCACAAACACATGAAACCCCTCTCGCCCATGAATCTATGACCACGAAGCATACTCTATTcttagaagaggaaatgaagaacccagaaaagaattaaaaaaaaaaaaattaagaatttcgaTCGATTGAGATCGAGGATCACACACAGTCACCTGATCTTGGCCGAGGAGATCGATGAGGGCAATAAGATCCCCAACAACGTGAAAAGCGGTATAGCTGGTGGTTGAAGGAGGAGTATCGGTATCACCAAAGCCACGGAGGTCAGGAGCCACAGCTCTGTAGCTGTGGGAGGCCAATGCAGAAATCTGGTGCCTCCATGAGTACCAGAGCTCGGGAAACCCGTGAAGAAGCAGCACCACAGGACCTTCCCCTTTCTCCGCTATGTGCATGTTTATTCCATTCACACTCACCATTCCGTGCTCAATTCCTTCCATCTCTTCCTCCCTCCCCTTTCGCTACAGAAACAAGattaatactctctctctctctctctctctcgttaaaGTTCCTCTTTCAAATATAGGATTCGGCCAACCGGATTTcaatttctttcaattttcttttaccAATTCTTCGTTCTCCACGAATGGAAGAGAACTTTCTATCAATCGTCCTCATCTACCCTCTAATAACCCTGATCGAGCCCCTATTGCTCATTGGCTACCCCCATTCGACTCTAAAATCGAAATTTATGAAACCCTACACTCCGATCGTCTGCAACCGAACAAAGAAAGGAACGCAATCGGCTCCGAACTAAGAAATTAACAGGCCCTGAAAACCGATCATTCCCAGCCCATGGCTCTGAAACACCTGCGCAAAACGAACTCCGATCATATCCGTCATGCTCTTTCCCTCTGTTTTTTCCTTCTCCCTATCTCTGTCCCCCCAACCAAACGCTGCCGGGGTAGGATTTCTTCACTTTACCATATCTTTACTTTCCTGTCCCTCACCTCATTAACATGTGGGTCATTATTATGTGggttaaggatgtgaatttgtaattgaaatcatttaccaaaatcaaaccgatccatttacaccgaaatcgtgaaactgtttagtaaaaggaggggttatggtttcaagtttcaggccgattaacTAAACGGGTagggtcggttttaaccgcaGAATCTGTTGGTTTCAAACCTAATTGAAACGGtttaaatcgaaccgtttaaaaccatttaaaccgtttaaatcgatctgattaatccgtataacaattaaataaagaagggataGTAATCCGTATATctattaacaattaaattaagtgtccatcctgcttttgtatgatttattgcaattcagttcaagtttaggctttagatcatgaacttgtaatccatatatgttactatgttattatgttatcatagatgggttattttggctaaaccacctgtcattttaatattttatgcggtagaaggctggatttggatgttgtatgatattagttttaaatgtttgaaaatgaccatgcaaagaaataatactagattatcaaattaagatatatcatcgttaatatagaatctcttatttgtggttgccaattattttttgataagcttatgatcttcagtttagagatggttgcaagttatatcAAATCGATTGTGAAtcattttacaaaccgtatggaataaatcgaaacagaaaccgtttaaaactgtgaaaccgacaccgtttagaaaccgtggaaaccgaaaccgtttactaaacggtcat
It encodes the following:
- the LOC122087625 gene encoding epoxide hydrolase A-like: MEGIEHGMVSVNGINMHIAEKGEGPVVLLLHGFPELWYSWRHQISALASHSYRAVAPDLRGFGDTDTPPSTTSYTAFHVVGDLIALIDLLGQDQIHGREGFHVFVEMIGVRFAASYPNSGGGMMEDLGW